In the Cloacibacillus sp. genome, ACATCTACGACGGCGGCGCGCTTGACGCGGCCTTTCTCGGAATGGGCGAGGTCGACGAAGAGGGCAATGTCAACGTCTCTAAATTTGGCTCGCGCTGCACGGGGCCCGGCGGCTTCATCAACATTACCCAAAGCACGGAAAAGGTCTGCTTTCTGGGGACCTTTACGGCGGGACCGATGGACTGCCAGATCGGCGGCGGTCGTCTTGCAATTGAAAAAGACGCCCCCGGAATCAAATTCAAGAAGAAAGTGCAGCAGGTGACCTTTTCTTCGCGCTGCGCGGCGGAGAAGGGACAGCGGGTGCTTTATATAACGGAGCGGGCCGTCTTCCGGCTCGAAAAGGAGGGCGTGACGCTGACGGAGATCGCGCCCGGTGCGGACCTTGAGCGGGACGTCCTTGCGAAGATGGAATTCCGGCCGCGGATATCGGACGAACTGCGGCTGATGGACGAACGGATATTCCACGATAAAAAGATGAAAATAAGCTTTACGCGTTAATAAGGCTGGTTTATAGAAAAAAGGCGAAAGGGGTAATAAGAATGGCTGAAGAGCGAAAACATACCACGCTTTCAGGATACGAGCTAAAAAGGGCCTACACCGAGGAAGATATCAAGTGTGAAGACATAAAGGCGCAGCTCGGCGAGCCTGGACACTTCCCGTTTACGCGCGGCATCCGCGAGGAGATGTACCGCGACGGCAAACTGTGGACGATGGGCCAGTACGCCGGCTTCGCGTCCGCGGAGGAGGCCAACAAGCGCTTCCGTTACATCATCGAACAGGGCGGCACGGGCTTTTCCGTCGCGCTGGACCTGCCTACTCAGATGGGTTACGATTCCGACGACCCCATGTCGGAGGGCGAGGTCGGAAAAGTGGGGGTCGCTATCGATTCTTTGGCTGATATCGAGGCGTTGTTCAAGGGAATCCCCTTTGAAAAAGTACGCCAGATACGCACGACGGCGAACGCAAACTCGATAATCATGCTCGCCTTTTACGTAGCTTTCGCGAAGAAAAACAATATCGACCCCAATACGATCGGCTTCTTCCTGCAAAACGACATCCTCAAAGAGTACATGTGCCGCGGCACCTATATCTTCCCGCCCGCGGCCGGCGTCAAGCTCTCCGTCGACGTGCTGGAATACTGCGGCAAGCATCTTCCCCATTGGACGCCTATCGCGGTCTCCGGCTACCACATCCGGGACGCCGGGGCCACGGCGGCCATGGAGCTGGCGTTCACGCTGGCGGACATGATCGAGTACTACGACGCCGCTGTGAAGCGAGGAGTGGATATCGTTGCGGCCACGGCGAACAGCTACTTCTTCCTCGGCGCGCAGCTGGACTTCCTTGAGGAGGTTGCAAAATACCGCGCGGCCCGCCGCCTCTACGCGCGGATTATGAAAGAACGCTACCACGTGACGGCGGAGGAGCCGCAGCGCCTGAAGATATTTGCCTTCACAAGCGGCTCCGCGCTAACGGCGGAGCAGCCCATCAACAACGTCGTCCGCGTCGCCATTCAGACGATGGCGGCGGCGGCTGGCGGAATCCAGACCTTCCACGCCTCCTCCTATGACGAGGCGATCTCGCTGCCTACGCAGGAAGCCGTGACGGTCTCGCTGCGCACGCAGCAGATCGTGGGCTATGAGTCCGGCCTGACGGAGACGGTCGA is a window encoding:
- a CDS encoding methylmalonyl-CoA mutase family protein, which produces MAEERKHTTLSGYELKRAYTEEDIKCEDIKAQLGEPGHFPFTRGIREEMYRDGKLWTMGQYAGFASAEEANKRFRYIIEQGGTGFSVALDLPTQMGYDSDDPMSEGEVGKVGVAIDSLADIEALFKGIPFEKVRQIRTTANANSIIMLAFYVAFAKKNNIDPNTIGFFLQNDILKEYMCRGTYIFPPAAGVKLSVDVLEYCGKHLPHWTPIAVSGYHIRDAGATAAMELAFTLADMIEYYDAAVKRGVDIVAATANSYFFLGAQLDFLEEVAKYRAARRLYARIMKERYHVTAEEPQRLKIFAFTSGSALTAEQPINNVVRVAIQTMAAAAGGIQTFHASSYDEAISLPTQEAVTVSLRTQQIVGYESGLTETVDPLGGSYAVEALTNAIEKEVLALLETIEKKGGAMKCIEEGFQQRMLADNAYKYQKSVDNKERIVVGVNEFKDGKPIEPAQFTVPEDVAIKQTEKINKLKAERDNDRVKRALAAVEKAARNDENLGEYMIEAVSAYATLGEICGVLKEVYGKYTPMKIY